The Verrucomicrobiota bacterium genomic interval GGTCATTGGTAACGGTTACCCCGGCACGTTCGATCACGACTGTTTCGGCTATTCGCAACGCCTGGGAGTTGCTGCCATTGGGCGGAACCACAAACTCAATCCGGAAGCTGGCACGAGCTGTTTGCTGCTGCAGAATGGTCAGCGCAGGCACAGCAGAGGTCATGGCTGCCAGGGATTGCCATCTCCCGGCGGCGTCCTGCCAGGCGGGCCCCAGCGACAGGCTGCTTTTTTCATTACCGGTTTTGACGATGCATCCATCCGAAGGACCCAGTTGGGGATGTCCCCCCTTGAGATGCACGCGCAATAACCCCGTGGGGTTGTAGATTTGATTCCCGCGCGTCATGTACTGCACGTAGTTCCCGCTGGCATTGGCCACCACCATGGAGAATTCAGGCAGTGAAATCACAAACCCGCCCACATCGGCCGGCGCGGGCGCCTCGGCGATGGCATCGTCGGCAAAACGCCACGCGGCGCAGAGCATCGAACAGGCCAGCAGGTTATAATTGGCATGCACGGAATAACCTTCATAGCCATGGCGGGATTCGATGGGGTAACGGTTTTTAACAATGTACCCGCTGCCGTCCGGTCGGATCCACTGCCGGATGCTTTGCAGAGCAAGATGCGCGCCGCGCTTGAAGGCGCCCGCCTCCGGCAGTTTGCCGGCTTGGGCGTATCGGGCGGCGTAGATTTCATACACTTTGGCCAACTCCGCCTCGTTCCAGATATGCTGCGCGCTGCGATAACCGGTCGGAAGCTCTCCGAATGGCGATTGAATCATGAGGCTGGTCCACGCGCCGCGCCAGCAGGCATCGCGGTAGAACTTGTACGCCTGCCCCTGATAGCCCAGGTGCAGCATGCCGGTGAGGAAGTAGCGGGAAAAGGCATCATAGGCAAACGGAGCGCCATGCTCCAGGTAAAGTCCCAAAGGAGTGATATGCGGTTTTTGAATAGCCAGCGCCTGATCCACGTATTCCGATGAGCCCCACCCGCGCTGTGCGCGCAAAAATTCTCCGGCGGTGTGGACCAGCGTCCAGTTATTGTCTGCCTTGCCATAGGTGGCATAGGTGGTTTTGGGATTGAGCATGGCCAACTGTTTCCGCCAGGTTTCCAACCGGGCGGCGGGGGCAATTTTTTCAAATTCCTCCAGCGCCAGCATGGCCGGGTAGGTGTAAAAATCCGGATGCTGATCCGGAAAAGCCTTCCGGCCTTTGGCCAAACTGTCCGCGCAAAAATCCATGGCCCGCATGCCGGATTCCAGGAGTTGCGGATCCCGGTCAAATCCGCTGGCAGCCAGGGTGGCCACGGCATGCGCATAACAGGGGGGGCTGAATTGCGTGCGGCCATCCACTGGATCAGGCAGATCGCCGTTGGCTTTCTGGCAGGGACGCAAAGCGCGCACTTGGCCGGCAACCACTTTCAAGTAATCCGCGCGGGTCAATCCGGTGGGAGTAAAATCCGCCACCCGTTTTTGGCTTTGGAGAACCTGGTTGATCTGCGGCTGGAGCGGGTGCTCCGTGGCGCTGATCAACGACGCGGCAATGACGGCGCCGAGCATCATTTTACCAGGCGGTAGATTTCACTACCGGCCAAGAGAAAAGTCCCGGTGACATATTCATGGGTCAGCTCCTGCTTGACCACCGCCGGACGGTCGCCCACGGGCTGGCCAAACTGCACCTGACCTTCGGCGCTGACCACACCCGCCAAGGCTTTCCAGGCTTTGCGCACCACCGGCTCGTAGGTGGCGCGGTCCAGCATGCCACGATTAATGCCCCAGGTCATGGCATAACAAAAAAAGCCGGTGCCACTGCTTTCCGGCACCGGGACGTGATCCAGGTCGGCGAGGTTGGGCCTCCATAGTCCATCGGCCGGTTGGCATTTGGCAACGGCGGCGGCCATGGCCCGGTATTGCGCCAGGTATCCGGCATAGGCAGGGTCGCTTTCCGGCAAATATTCCAGCACCCGCACGATACCGCCCAGCACCCAGCCGTTGCCGCGCGACCAGAAAATCTTTTTGCCGGCCGGCGATTTTTGGCCGATGAAGCGGCGGTCACGATAATAAAGGGATTCCTCGCGGTCATATATCTCGGCGGTGACGTCGGTCCAAAACGCGTGCATATAATTGAGATACTGTTTATCCCCGGTTGCTTTGGCCAGCATGGCCAAGGTGCAGGCACCATACAGGGAGTCCGCATAGCGGCGCCCGCCTTCAAAGTACCAAACCTTGGCGCCGGCCGGAGAATTTGAGGCGGGGGTGTTGAGCCACTGAACGGCAGGCTCGATCATACCGGAGTCCTTCTTTTCGAGGTAGAGCTCCGTCCAGGTTTCGACGCAGAACAGGCGGTTGGCACCCTGCTTTTCCGTGCCAACCTGCCACTGGTGCTGTTTTCCCCATGCGATGGCCTGGTCCTGGAATCGCGGGTCGCGGGTGTTCTTCCAGGCGGACATGATGCCCGTGTACCAGGTGGCGCGTTCCCAATTGCGGTCGGACGGCTTCATGACGGGATGGGCGGCCTGCCAGTCATTGGCTTTGTGCATCAGTTGGACAATCACTTCCGGACGGAACACCTCGTCCGCCGGGGTTGCGCTTCGGGCCGGGGCGCAGCAACAACCAGCCAGCCCGATGATGGTGACAAGGCGCCATGGTACAATCATGGCCGATTGCAGGAAAGACGAGTGGGGGTGAGTCTTCATAAAATCAATATGTTACACATGTTTCTGTTGGTCAATACGGTGTTTCCATCGCTACCTTGGGTTGGCGGTTCCAAGACTACGATGTGCCGTTGGCCATGCGCAACTCCGTTTCATTGGACATCAGTTTACGTATTCATGATCTGCAATTGGACGAAAGTGGCAATGGTTGAATTCGATCAGGCCAAAGACTGTTTGAGGAAACCTTTGTCGTGGCCCTCCTTCAGGTAGTAAAGGCCGAGCGTGCGCCCGTTCAGGATAACCACCGCGTGAACGATCCGCGGGGCGGGCACACCCGCAGCCTGGAAGACTTCGCCGGACAGGAGTTCGTTCATGAATCGCGGATCCAGCGGCGAGAGCATCAGGGTGACGAGGATGGAGATATGTTTCAAGGCTTGTTCGCTTTCCAGTCATCTAGCACCGCGAGCAGGGCGTGGTAGTTGTCCACCAGCAAGCCCTCGTAGCCGTGGCCACCGCCGTTCCAATCACGCCAGTCGAGTGACCGGCCGGTAACATCGAAACCTTGGAACTTGCCTTGAGCATATCCGGCCAGCATGGGATGGAAGATGCGGCGGGCCTCTTCCACACGGCCAAGTTGATAGAGCGCCTTGATGGTGTAATAGGCCCAGCAGCCGGTTGCGCCTCCATTTTCGTAAAACTGGAAACCGTCGCTGCCGTCGTCGAGGAGCGGTTCACCGGTGGCTTCGGGCTTGTGGTTCTCGTGGACGTAATCCCCCTTCTGCACCGGCACAAGGTTGCCCGGCAGGCCAATGCTGAAGTTGGTGTAGCCGACCTCCTGCATCTTCGCCAGCAGCCGGTCCATGACGCGGTTCGCGGTCGGATCGTCGAGCAGGCCGAACGTAACGGCCATGCCTTGCACATAGGTGAACCAGTAGTCGTGCAACTGGCCGTCGGCGCTCTTCCAGCCGGCGATTACGCCCGTCGCCGGATTCAGCAGGGTGAGCGCGTAGGCGGCGCGGAGCTTCGCGGCTTTCTCGCTGAAGAACCTGGCGTCGTTGTCGTGTTTGAGTTGGCGCGCCAGTTCGGCGAACATCGTGGCGCCCCGATAGGCGAGCGCGTTGGCGAAGGCGTCCTCGTGGCCGTAGTTGATGGTGTCCCACCAGTTTGCGGGGCGCCGATCGGTTTTGGGGCGGTCGCCGAAGTTGCCCGTGCCGGGGTATTCAATAAGGCCGTTACCGTTCTTATCGGAGGCAAACATTTCATGCCCCCAGGTGGCCAGTTTGTCGTAGTTGGCGCGCGCCCATTTTAAGTCGCCCGACCCGTTCACATAGTTGCACGCCGAGATGAGGAACGAGGGCAGCGTATCCAGCGACGTCAACGGCGTTTTCCACGCAATGAGGTCCGCCTCGCCGGGAGTGTAACCGTAGCCGATCTGCCCGTAACCCAGTGCGCCAGCCAGGTAGCGGTCGAGCGTCATGCGGATCAGATCGTTGGCGGTCAAGCCGTCGGCCAACGGCGGCGTGTGCCGCGCGAGATCCGAATACTCAAACAGCGTGAACGCGCAGGGATCGCTGGAGGCGTTGTTTGCGAGCATCTGCACCCGCGGATTGACCTGGAAGACGTTGAGCCAGTCGCGCCGGAAGCCATCGTAGAGCGGATTCTTCTCGATGCCCGCGAGGTTTGGATGAATCGTCACCACTTCGAGCCGGTATTCGACGCGCCGCTGCTTCGCCGTCGCCGCCGGAAAGGCGATGCGCACGAACGGAGGCTTCGCGAACCGGCGCGCGTCGTAATCGAGCTTGGCGTCGCGCGCGTTACCGGTGATGCGCAAGGTTCCCATGTCCGGCAAATGCAGCACACAGGGCAGGCTCATCTGCCGCTCGCCCGGCTTCATCAGGCCGAGCAGTGTGGCGTGATTGGCCTTTTGATTGAAGGTGAGCATGAACGGCGGGGCTTGGACGCCGGACGCGTAATCCGAACGCAGGGTCAGCACCTTTTCGCTGCACGAGACATGCCAGACGGGGTTCCCGTTGAATTGGTAGGTCTGGCCGACGAGTTCGAGGCCCGCAATGGCATTGGTCTCCGCGAGCACCGGATTCTGGTCCAGCTTGCCTTGGCCCAACGAGTCCACGGCGAATGCGCTGAACGCCGGGGTCGTGCGAGAGAGGCCGACGGCAAGGTGTTTGGATTGGAATTCGGCTTTGGCGGCGTGCAGCACAGCCAACGGCGCGAACAGCAGGGTGGTCAGATAAAAATATTTCATGAGCCAATATGAGAATGAGCATTACAGTTTTTCGATTAGTTTGTCCACCAACAGCTTTAGTTTGGTGGCAAAGACCTCGTAGCCGGCTGGGCCAAGATGCAGGTGCCCGTCGGAATACAGCGAGGTCTTCAGGGTGCCGTCGGCGTTGGTGAAATCACTCCACAGATCCAGAATATGGACTTGGGGATCGCGGTCGAGTTTCAGCGCGTCGAGCGCGGTGTTGATCTCTCGCACTTTCGCACCGACTTCCTTGCTCGGGTCGAAGGCCGGGAGAATTTTTACGAGGACGATCTGCGACTTGGGACAGCGCATTCGCAGGTTCTCAATGCACAGTTTGATACCATGGGCTGCCGATGCAGCGGGTGCACCGTTGGCAAAAACCAGCGGGGCGTTGTTCACGCCGATCATCAGCACGATGACCTTCGGCGACGCGCCATCGAGCGCGCCGTGGTCGAGCCGCCAGAGAATGCTCTCCATGCGGTCGCCACCAATACCAAGGTTGACGGTCTTCTTGTCGCTAAAATGTTTTTGCCATGCAGCATTGAACGCCGCACCGTCCCAGCCGCCGCCCCAGCCTTGCGTGATGCTGTCGCCGAGAAGGGCCATATCGATGCCATCCTTCATCGCGCGCACCTTTTCGACGCACGCGGCGTGATGCGCAACCCATAGATTTTCCTCACCGTCCTTGCCCCAACGGGCTGCCGTCGGAGTAACGAACCACATCTCGGGCAGATGCTTCTGCACCTCGTGGCCGGGCTTGCGGAAGTACTCACCTTTGGCAACCCAATCCTTCTCCGCGTCCGTCAGTGGCCAGCCGGTGAGCTGCGGGTCCATCTTGCCTTCGTTGTACGGCGCATAGGGATAGATGAGGATCTTGCCATCGTTAACGATCTGTTTTGCCTGTGCAGGCTCTGCTTTAACTTGCGCCGGTTTGGCGGCCGGAGCGGGACTGGCTTCCGGAGCCGAAGCCGGATAAGTCCTGGGCACTGACTTGGGCACTTCTCTTCCAGCCAGGAAAGCCTCCAGCAGGGGCTTTAGTTTTTCCGCGTAGAGCCTATAGCCTCCGTCCTGCGACAGGTGGATGTTGTCGGGGGTGAACAAGGCCTTCTGCAGCGTGCCATCGGCATTCACCATGTCGCCCCAAATATCCAGCACCCTGACCATGGGATCGGCTTCCAAATCCAACTTATCCAGCGTGCCGTTAACCAGCTTGATGTCCTCATAAAATCGGTTACCCGGTGCGTGCGCGGGCAACACCTTCACCACGATCACCGGGGCCTTGGAGAACTTCTCGCGCAGGTTGTCCACGCAAACTTTGATGCCTTTGGCGACCGGCTCGATGCCGGTCTCAGGCGTAAAGAACATGTTGTTGTTGCCGATGAGGAGCACACACAGTCGCGGCTCAAGACCTTCCACGCCGCCGTGGTCGAGGCGCCAAAGTACGTTTTGCGTTTTGTCGCCGCCGATGCCGAGGTTGACAATCTTCAGCTTGGGGAAGTGCTTTGCCCACGCAGCGCTCCACTGCATTGTGATGCTGTCACCCACGAGCAAAACATCTATGGGGCCTTTGCTGGCCTGCGCGACCTTGACCAGGTTCGCGTGGGTATCCAGCCAGCTCGTGCCGCCCCAGAACCCGGCCGAGGGCGTCACTGGCCACATTGCAGGCTTGTGTTGGTTGATATCGCGGCCAGGTCGGCGCTCGTACTCCGGAAGCTGAACATATTTTCGCTCCTCCTCGGTCAGCGGCCAGCCGGTCTTCTGTGGATCCATCTTCCCTTCGTTGTAAGGAGCGTAGGGATACTCCAGGGCCTTCATGGGCAGAACGGCGGCAAAAACCGCCAGCGCGAATAGTGCTTTCGTGAGGTCTGATCGTTTCATTTTGAGGTTAATTTCCTGTTGACCGGTTTACTTCGTGTTGGCGGCCAGGGTTTGAGTGATGCCTTGCAACGCCATACTGTTGGAGCGGATGCCTTCCCAGTTGAAGATGCAGACGTAGCGGCAGCGCTGATCGGCCAGGGTCTTGGTCAGCGCGCTTTGCCACGCGGTCGCGTCCTTCTTGCCTTGGAGCAACCATTCGGCCGCCGCCCAGTAGGGAGCGTCCGACCGAGCCAGATTTCGTTGTACGCCGACGTCTTTGCCGGGATCAGCCGCATGCTGGTAGAAGCTCCAGCCGGGGCAGGCATAACGGTTGACCGGCACATCGTAGATCAGTTCACCTGTCTTCCACCCCGCACCGTGGGCAAACAAGCGGTCGCGCGGCACCCCGGCCTGAGAGGCTTCGCGGCAGAGGTTTTCGAGATAGTGCCGGGAAACGTCGCGCAATTCGCTTTCAGTGGGGGCGCCGCTGGTACGGATACCGGAAGTTTTTAAAGCGGCATAGCCGATCTGGGCTACTCCCCGTGCCAGGACGTCGTCGGTCTTCAGGTGTCCCGGCGGATCCTCCGTGGCAGGTTTGGCTAACAGTGCATTGCCGTCGGGATAATGATATGCGTTAACGCCAATCGAAGTTTCATGTCCCAGCTTGACGCCAATGAAGAGGTGTTTCTTATTGACCGGCAATTGGGTGTACCAAGCCATGACCATCGGGATCAACCGTCGAATCTCCGTCCCGCATGCTTCAGTGTAGCGTGAGCTGGCAAAGTTTGGTGGCGGCAATACGCGGATTTGGCGCCCCCAGTTGCGCCAGGCAATCTTGATGGCGTTATCGGGTGACCAACCGGTCCATTCCACGTTTTCGCGGTTAGCCGGGTTGTATCCGGGTTTGGCCGGATCCCACCAGTTCCACAGATCGGGCCGGTCTTGCCACCAGTGTTCGGTGTCAATTTGGACGAGGATCGGCGTGCCCGTTTGTTCCGCCGACTTCAAGAACACTTCCAAGGCCTTCAGGGTGATTTCCGGCCGGGTGCGGAAACAGGAAAAAATGTAGCTGATCCCGGTTTGGCGGCGGGCCTCCGGCTGGTTTGGGAAATGAGTCAACACCTCCTCGAACTGTTTGCGGCCAAGCGTCTCAGGTGTACCCTGATACATGCCCTGGCCGGGAGCGCGGCAAAACAGAATGTATTGAGTTGTTGGGCGGTTCTCAGGCCCCGCAGAGTGGATCTCCGCGGCAGGCGCCGCCAAGGCAAGGCCAACGATCTGACCCCAGAGCGCGACAGTCAAAAAAGTGAAATTACACAATAATCTCATGACGGCAGTCTGGCTGAACTTCCGGTGGGTGTCATGTCACAGAATTCGTGACACGGCTGAATACAATGCTATCGCAAAACGTCAGAACTTGCGCTTTATGCAACATACCTTATTAAATGTTTCGCGCCGCGGTTTTCTCAAGGCATCAGCGCTGGGCATCAGTGCGGCCGCTTTCGGCGGGCCATTGGTGATGCGCGGCAGTGCCGCCTCGACGGCCGCCAACGGCAAGGTGAATCTCGCCGTGGTCGGTTGCGGCGGGCAGGGCTGTGGCGACATGGGCGGCCTGCTTTCCAACGGTGCTAATCTGGTCGCCCTGTGCGACCCGGATGCCGGGCAGATCGAAAAGGCAGGGGCTGCTGCAGCCAAGCGAGGTGGCAAGACAGCCAAGGTCTACGAGGATTATCGGAAGCTGCTGGATGACGCCGCGACCTTTGACGCTGTCTTGATCGCCACCCCAGACCACTGGCACGCTCCGCTGTGCAAGGCCTTCATGAAGGCCGGCAAACACATCTATTGTGAGAAGCCCCTCACGCACAGCATCGCCGAGGCACGTGAACTCCGCGAGTTGGCTCGCCATAGCAAGGTCGTGACCCAAATGGGCAATCAGGGAAGTGCCGGTATTTCGCTGCGCCGCTCCGTCGAGATCATCAAGGCCGGCGCGCTCGGGCAGATCCGCGAAGTATACGAGTGGGGTATCCATAGCTTCGCCCGCGAAGGCAATGCCCAAGGCGAGGACACCATTCCCCCTGGCTTCAATTGGGACCTGTGGGTCGGTCCGTCAGGCATGCGTCCCTTCAAGAAGGACGTTTATCATCCCAAGAACTGGCGGGGTTGGTATGACTTCGGCAACGGCAGCCTAGCGGACTTCTGCTGCCACTCCATGAACCTGCCCGTGCGGGCACTGGACCTGGGCTATCCCGAGCGACTGGTGGTGAACGTCAACCCTCAAAACCCGTGGGAGCAGACGGCTGGCAAGGCAGCAGTGGAGTACCATTTCCCGGCCCGCGGCAATCTCCCGCCGGTGGCATTGTATTGGCAGGGCGGAGGCAAGCCGCCCACCGATGTCATCAAGCCCGTCCTCGATCTGGACCCGAGCAAGACGGGCCTCTTTATCCGGGGCGAAAAGGGCTGCATCTACACCGATCATTGGAATGACGGCGGCCTGATACGCCTCAACGGCGAATCCGATCTTGTGAGCGTGCTGAACCATCCCGCCACCAAGCACATTCCCGCGAGCCTTCCGCGCACCAAGGGACACGGCAAGGAATGGCTTGACGCCTGCCGGGGCGAGGGACGCACCTTCTCCGACTTCGATACCGGCGGGAAGCTCACAGAGATCGGTCTGGCCGGTGTTTTAGCAATTCGCGCGGGCAAGAATCTGGAATGGGATGGTGAGAAGATGGAAGCCAAGAACGCTCCCGAAGCGGCCCGCTTCGTTCATACTGAGTACCGGAAGAAATGGCTGGTCTGACCGATTCCACTCTGTAGAGGAATTTCACAATGAAACTGAGATCTTACCTGTTAGCCGGTCTGTTGGTCCTCGCGGCAGCTTCGACATTCGCTGCCGAAAAGCCCATCAGAGTCCTCATCATCGGCGGTCAGAACAACCATGACTGGAAGACCACGACGCCCCTCATGAAAGGCGTCCTGGACAAGGCCGGCCATTTCCAGACGACCGTTGACAACACCCCGGAGAAGGACGCACCCCAGGCTGAATGGGACGCATGGAGCCCGAAGTTTCGCGAGTTCAACTGCGTCGTGCTCAACTACAACGACAATGGCATGAAGTGCCCCATGTGGTCCGAGCAGGTCAAGAAGGACTTTGTCGAATATGTCCGGGGCGGCGGCGGCGTCGTGGCGATCCATGCAGCCAATAACTCGTTTAGCGGCTGGAAAGAATACGAGCAGATGATCGGCCTGCTGTGGCGCTGGTGGGGCAACGGCTACAGCCTCTATGTCGATGATGACGGCAAGGTGGTCCGCGAGGAACCTGGCCAGGGCCGCCAAATGGGCCACGGCGACTGGGCTGGGTGGTACGCCTGGACGATGACCGTCCGCGATACGGAGCATCCCATCACTCAAGGCATGCCTGTGCATTGGCTGCACCAAAAGGACGAGCTTTACCATGGCCAGCGTGGACCGGCCGAGAACGTCCATATCCTGCTCACCGCCTACTCGGAGCCGGGCGGCAAGCACAAGGGCACCGGTAAGAACGAGCCGATCGTCTGGTGGGTGCCCTACGGCAAAGGCCGCGTCGTCACCAACGTGATGGGCCACGACCTGAATGGCATGAAGTGCGTCGGCTTCAAGCTGCTGCTCCTGCGGGCGTGCGAGTGGGCAGCCACGGGAAGATGCTCAATCCCCATCCCGCCAAACTTCCCCAACTCCGAGAAGACGAGCGTGGAACCGTAGGGCCAGGGTGGCAAAGCAGCACGTTTCTTGATTCCAAACCCCGTTCATATCCATGAAGATCTACAGAACTCCAAGACTTGCCATCGTTCCTTGCATCGCCTTGCTGCTGGCCGCACTGACTGGGCTGCGTGCTGCCGAACTGGATCGATCCTCCACCAAGCAATCGGCGTTTCAGCCGGGCGAGGTCTGGCTCGACACCGCAGGCAAGCCCATCAACGCCCACGGAGGCGGGATGCTATTCCACGACGGCACTTACTACTGGTATGGCGAGAACAAGGACGGCCGAACCTGGCTGCCTGAATCCACGAAAGCGTGGGACGGGTATCGCGTCGATGTCACGGGCGTTCGCTGCTATTCGTCGCGCGACCTGTTCAACTGGCAGGACGAGGGCTTGGTGCTGAAGGCCGTGCCGGGTGATCCGTCCCTCGATCTGCATCCCTCGAAAGTCTGCGAGCGCCCCAAGGTCGTCTTCAATGCCCGCACCAGGAAGTTCGTCATGTGGATGCACATCGACAGCGAGGACTACCAGGCCGCGCGCGCGGGCGTGGCGGTTGCCGACCAGCCCACCGGGCCGTTCACTTACCTGGAGAGCGTTCGCCCGGAGGGTCAGGACAGCCGGGACCAAACCCTGTTCCTCGACGAGGACGGCAAGGCGTACCGCGTCTATTCCTCCGAGAACAACGACACCACATATATCTCGCTGTTGACGGACGATTACCTCAAGCACAGCGGCAAGTTCGCCCGCGTCTTCGAGAAACGACGCATGGAAGCTCAGGTCCTCTTCAAGCACGCCGGCAAATACTGGTTCATGGCCTCCGGATGCACGGGCTGGGACCCGAATCCAGCGCGGTCCGCCGTGGCGAACTCCATCTGGGGGCCGTGGACGGAACTGGGGAATCCCTGTCGCGGCCAGAATGCCGACCAGACCTTCGGTGGCCAAAGCACGTTTGTATTTCCAGTGGCTGGCAAGGAGAACGCATTCATCTTCATGGCCGACCGCTGGAACAAGACCAACCTCGTGGATTCGCGCTACCTTTGGCTGCCGCTCCAATGCCAGGCCAGCAAGCCTGTCGTGCCGTGGGTGCAGCGATGGGACCTGTCCATCTTCGCGCGCGGGACCGTTCCCCCTGAGCCGGCCCGGCCGACTCTACATTCGCGCCAAGAATAAGGTGCTGTGCTACGACATCAGGCAGATCGAAGCTCGGAAAGTCCATCAGTGAAACCAAGACCATGCTGGGGCCAACTTCCCGCTGGACGTCATGTCACAGAAATAGTGACAGGACCATGACGGTTGAACGTTGTCGGCTCCTCCGGAAGTTGGTACCCTCGGTGCCGCAAACGACGCGCTGTGATGCGAAACGCACCTTACAGAACAATGATGACTTCGGGCCTGCTGGCCTGCGGTCTCTTATTGTTCAGCCAGGGCGCTTCGGCTGACATCCGGATAACACAGATCGAGACCGATGGCCAAATGCGGGACCTTTCGGCGAGGGATAGCCGGAGTTCCGCGCCGCTACCCATCCACGCCACCGCCCGCTCAGTGCGCTTTCACTTCACGGAGGGAGACAGCAACGGCAAACCCACGGCGCGCCTGCGCTACAAGCTGGAAGGCTACGACGACACCTGGCAGGACCTCCCGATAAAGATGCGGGCAATCATCTACTTCCGGGACCGTCAAGGCCAGGTGGTGGGCAGCAGCGAGTTTTACCTGACTGGCGAAACGCCTGGGTGGCGGGGAAGCATCGAAACCTCGGATTTCTCAGCCCGGCGTGAAACCGCCACCGCGCCTGAACGGACCGCCTCGGCTCGAATCTCGTTTTTGTCCCATGGCGGCGACGCGGGCATGGGGGAGTTTGGCGTGGATGCCGTTCATGTCCTGGTCGAGCATGGGGCAGATAAACAACCTAAAGTTTTTGATTTGAGCATTACCAAGGGAACCGAGCTGTCGCATCCGCTCGGCTCCCCAGCCAATTGGATTCGCGAAGGCTCACGCGCGGAGCTGGCCCAAGTGCTGACGCGGCCCACGCCCATCCCCCACCCCATCCTGGCCATCCACGACGATGATCCTTCCTTTTTTGGCAACTGGGCCACGAGCGCATTCATCCCGGTGGTACCGGGCGATCGTTTGACGCTGGAATGGCAGACCGCGCACAGCATCGGCGGCAGCGGTGCCGGGCAGGCCAATTATTCACGACTGAAACCTGGACGCTATTGGTTTCGCGTGGCCGCCGCCAAGGCGAATGGGGCATTGAGCGGTCAGGAAGTGTCGCTGCCCCTGATCGTGGTCGCCCCCCTGTATCAACGGTGGGAGTTCTGGTTGGTGATCGGAGCACTGGCGACAGCCGCGGCTGCCTGGATTGGCCGGCTGGCCGTCCAGCGAAGGATGCAGCGCCAGCTTGCCGCACTGGAACACCAGCAAGCCATGGAACGCGAACGGGCTCGCATCGCCCGTGATCTGCACGACAACATCGGCGCAGGGTTGACCGAGATCGCCATGCAAAGCGATTGGGTCCACAACGATCTCGCGCAAGGCCCGACGGCCGATACCCGGCTGCGCGTCGAGCGCATCCGTCAATCGGCGACTGAACTGGCGCGCAGCGTGGACGAGATTGTCTGGGCCATCAATCCTGCCAATGACACCGTGAAACGGTTCGTCAATTACCTGACCCAATGCACCGCGCAATTCCTGGACGCAGGCGGCCTGCGCGTGCGCTTCGACATCCCTCAGGAAATGCCGGGGACCGCCCTGGCAGGCAAAGTACGCCACTATCTGTTTCTGGCTGTCCGCGAGGCGGTGAACAACGCAGCCAAACATGCCCGGGCCGATTTAATCCGCCTGGAAGTCCGTGTCGAAAATTCCAGTCTGCGCATTGCTGTCGAGGATAACGGCTGCGGGTTCGCACCTGAACAGGCCACCGCCACTGG includes:
- a CDS encoding GDSL-type esterase/lipase family protein; its protein translation is MKRSDLTKALFALAVFAAVLPMKALEYPYAPYNEGKMDPQKTGWPLTEEERKYVQLPEYERRPGRDINQHKPAMWPVTPSAGFWGGTSWLDTHANLVKVAQASKGPIDVLLVGDSITMQWSAAWAKHFPKLKIVNLGIGGDKTQNVLWRLDHGGVEGLEPRLCVLLIGNNNMFFTPETGIEPVAKGIKVCVDNLREKFSKAPVIVVKVLPAHAPGNRFYEDIKLVNGTLDKLDLEADPMVRVLDIWGDMVNADGTLQKALFTPDNIHLSQDGGYRLYAEKLKPLLEAFLAGREVPKSVPRTYPASAPEASPAPAAKPAQVKAEPAQAKQIVNDGKILIYPYAPYNEGKMDPQLTGWPLTDAEKDWVAKGEYFRKPGHEVQKHLPEMWFVTPTAARWGKDGEENLWVAHHAACVEKVRAMKDGIDMALLGDSITQGWGGGWDGAAFNAAWQKHFSDKKTVNLGIGGDRMESILWRLDHGALDGASPKVIVLMIGVNNAPLVFANGAPAASAAHGIKLCIENLRMRCPKSQIVLVKILPAFDPSKEVGAKVREINTALDALKLDRDPQVHILDLWSDFTNADGTLKTSLYSDGHLHLGPAGYEVFATKLKLLVDKLIEKL
- a CDS encoding ThuA domain-containing protein; this encodes MKLRSYLLAGLLVLAAASTFAAEKPIRVLIIGGQNNHDWKTTTPLMKGVLDKAGHFQTTVDNTPEKDAPQAEWDAWSPKFREFNCVVLNYNDNGMKCPMWSEQVKKDFVEYVRGGGGVVAIHAANNSFSGWKEYEQMIGLLWRWWGNGYSLYVDDDGKVVREEPGQGRQMGHGDWAGWYAWTMTVRDTEHPITQGMPVHWLHQKDELYHGQRGPAENVHILLTAYSEPGGKHKGTGKNEPIVWWVPYGKGRVVTNVMGHDLNGMKCVGFKLLLLRACEWAATGRCSIPIPPNFPNSEKTSVEP
- a CDS encoding glycoside hydrolase family 88 protein, with product MIVPWRLVTIIGLAGCCCAPARSATPADEVFRPEVIVQLMHKANDWQAAHPVMKPSDRNWERATWYTGIMSAWKNTRDPRFQDQAIAWGKQHQWQVGTEKQGANRLFCVETWTELYLEKKDSGMIEPAVQWLNTPASNSPAGAKVWYFEGGRRYADSLYGACTLAMLAKATGDKQYLNYMHAFWTDVTAEIYDREESLYYRDRRFIGQKSPAGKKIFWSRGNGWVLGGIVRVLEYLPESDPAYAGYLAQYRAMAAAVAKCQPADGLWRPNLADLDHVPVPESSGTGFFCYAMTWGINRGMLDRATYEPVVRKAWKALAGVVSAEGQVQFGQPVGDRPAVVKQELTHEYVTGTFLLAGSEIYRLVK
- a CDS encoding CotH kinase family protein; amino-acid sequence: MKHISILVTLMLSPLDPRFMNELLSGEVFQAAGVPAPRIVHAVVILNGRTLGLYYLKEGHDKGFLKQSLA
- a CDS encoding Gfo/Idh/MocA family oxidoreductase; the protein is MQHTLLNVSRRGFLKASALGISAAAFGGPLVMRGSAASTAANGKVNLAVVGCGGQGCGDMGGLLSNGANLVALCDPDAGQIEKAGAAAAKRGGKTAKVYEDYRKLLDDAATFDAVLIATPDHWHAPLCKAFMKAGKHIYCEKPLTHSIAEARELRELARHSKVVTQMGNQGSAGISLRRSVEIIKAGALGQIREVYEWGIHSFAREGNAQGEDTIPPGFNWDLWVGPSGMRPFKKDVYHPKNWRGWYDFGNGSLADFCCHSMNLPVRALDLGYPERLVVNVNPQNPWEQTAGKAAVEYHFPARGNLPPVALYWQGGGKPPTDVIKPVLDLDPSKTGLFIRGEKGCIYTDHWNDGGLIRLNGESDLVSVLNHPATKHIPASLPRTKGHGKEWLDACRGEGRTFSDFDTGGKLTEIGLAGVLAIRAGKNLEWDGEKMEAKNAPEAARFVHTEYRKKWLV
- a CDS encoding glycoside hydrolase family 43 protein, which produces MKIYRTPRLAIVPCIALLLAALTGLRAAELDRSSTKQSAFQPGEVWLDTAGKPINAHGGGMLFHDGTYYWYGENKDGRTWLPESTKAWDGYRVDVTGVRCYSSRDLFNWQDEGLVLKAVPGDPSLDLHPSKVCERPKVVFNARTRKFVMWMHIDSEDYQAARAGVAVADQPTGPFTYLESVRPEGQDSRDQTLFLDEDGKAYRVYSSENNDTTYISLLTDDYLKHSGKFARVFEKRRMEAQVLFKHAGKYWFMASGCTGWDPNPARSAVANSIWGPWTELGNPCRGQNADQTFGGQSTFVFPVAGKENAFIFMADRWNKTNLVDSRYLWLPLQCQASKPVVPWVQRWDLSIFARGTVPPEPARPTLHSRQE